A single window of Paroedura picta isolate Pp20150507F chromosome 8, Ppicta_v3.0, whole genome shotgun sequence DNA harbors:
- the LOC143842794 gene encoding uncharacterized protein LOC143842794, whose amino-acid sequence MIVVLSPDYLLEKSISVLEFKLGLLCQNHIATKLVVVEYRPLLRAHPSVQQLKESVAFVTWKGEKSKRPGSKFWKALRLALPLRSLSTSASAWNESCSSHSDVSPDPVQKKKGRLKGPAEEQSSRPGIPVQRGLPPLPRVKAKGHPKPFLACRCCVVACNGNHKLRSQSHRGGKSKWEVQPHRPLAGEPKGPQPQSGAKHPPAASPTPALPPHPYTDFSKNNDLYVL is encoded by the coding sequence ATGATCGTGGTGCTGAGTCCGGACTACCTGCTGGAGAAGAGCATCAGCGTGCTGGAGTTCAAACTGGGCCTCCTCTGCCAGAACCACATTGCCACCAAGCTGGTGGTGGTCGAGTACCGGCCACTCCTGCGGGCCCACCCCAGCGTCCAGCAGCTGAAGGAGTCCGTGGCCTTTGTGACGTGGAAGGGAGAGAAGTCCAAGAGGCCCGGCTCCAAGTTCTGGAAGGCCTTGCGCCTCGCCTTGCCCTTGAGGAGCCTGAGCACCTCCGCCTCGGCTTGGAACGAGAGCTGCTCCTCCCACTCCGACGTGAGCCCGGACCCCGTCCAGAAGAAGAAGGGCCGCTTGAAAGGGCCGGCCGAAGAGCAGAGCTCCAGGCCGGGCATCCCCGTCCAGCGAGGTCTGCCCCCCTTGCCCCGAGTCAAGGCCAAAGGCCACCCCAAGCCCTTCCTGGCTTGCCGGTGCTGCGTGGTGGCCTGCAATGGGAACCATAAACTCAGGAGCCAGAGTCACAGGGGGGGCAAGTCCAAGTGGGAGGTGCAGCCCCACAGGCCCCTGGCCGGGGAGCCAAAGGGACCCCAGCCCCAGAGCGGAGCCAAGCATCCCCCCGCAGCCTCGCCAacgcccgccctccccccccacccatacacAGACTTCTCCAAGAACAACGACCTCTACGTGTTGTAG